A window of the Streptomyces luomodiensis genome harbors these coding sequences:
- a CDS encoding ABC transporter permease, giving the protein MFAVVVMLLVVTLTTFAIFFVIPKWAGTDPALLFVGKQADPAAIEGIREKLQLGDPVLVQFWHFVQGLFVGRDYANGTDVTHCPAPCFGYSFRTEQAVWPQLTDAMPVTLSLAAGACLLWLIGGITTGVVSALRRGSLWDRSAMTVALAGVSLPIYFTGLLSLAIFSYSLKWVNVDYKPFGDDPAMWFESLILPWITLAFLYAAMYARLTRATMLEIMGEDYIRTARAKGLRERVVIGRHAMRSTWTPILTLLGLDLGALLGGAVLTESTYNLPGLGRLAVNAITDKDLPVILGVTLIAAIFIVVANLVVDLLYAVIDPRVRLG; this is encoded by the coding sequence TTGTTCGCCGTCGTCGTGATGCTGTTGGTCGTCACCCTCACGACCTTCGCCATCTTCTTCGTGATCCCGAAGTGGGCCGGTACCGACCCCGCGCTGCTGTTCGTCGGCAAGCAGGCCGACCCCGCGGCCATCGAGGGCATCCGGGAAAAGCTCCAGCTCGGTGATCCGGTCCTGGTGCAGTTCTGGCACTTCGTCCAGGGCCTCTTCGTCGGCCGGGACTACGCCAACGGCACGGATGTCACCCACTGCCCGGCGCCCTGCTTCGGCTACTCCTTCCGCACCGAGCAGGCGGTGTGGCCGCAGCTGACCGACGCGATGCCGGTCACCCTCTCGCTCGCCGCGGGCGCCTGTCTGCTGTGGCTGATCGGCGGCATCACCACCGGTGTCGTCTCCGCGCTGCGCCGGGGCAGCCTGTGGGACCGCTCGGCGATGACGGTCGCGCTGGCCGGTGTCTCGCTGCCGATCTACTTCACCGGTCTGCTCTCGCTGGCGATCTTCAGCTACTCGCTGAAGTGGGTCAACGTGGACTACAAGCCGTTCGGCGACGATCCGGCGATGTGGTTCGAGAGCCTGATCCTCCCGTGGATCACCCTCGCCTTCCTCTACGCGGCGATGTACGCCCGGCTCACCCGGGCCACCATGCTGGAGATCATGGGTGAGGACTACATCCGCACCGCCCGCGCCAAGGGCCTGCGGGAACGGGTGGTCATCGGCCGGCACGCGATGCGCTCGACCTGGACCCCGATCCTCACCCTGCTCGGCCTCGACCTGGGCGCGCTGCTGGGCGGCGCGGTCCTCACCGAGTCCACCTACAACCTGCCCGGCCTCGGACGGCTCGCGGTGAACGCGATCACCGACAAGGACCTGCCGGTCATCCTCGGCGTCACCCTGATCGCGGCCATCTTCATCGTGGTCGCCAACCTCGTCGTGGACCTCCTGTACGCCGTCATCGACCCGCGAGTGAGGCTCGGATGA
- the gcvT gene encoding glycine cleavage system aminomethyltransferase GcvT: protein MTDAPPTPRRTALDARHRALGATMTDFAGWDMPLRYGSERDEHTAVRTRAGLFDLSHMGEISLIGPQAGQALDHALVGHLSALAVGRARYTMICDDEGGILDDLIVYRLGDEEFLVVANAANAQVVLDALTERAGGFTASVRDDRDAYALIAVQGPESAGILRTLTDADLDGLKYYAGLPGTVAGVPALIARTGYTGEDGFELFLAPGDAERVWEALTEAGAPVGLVPCGLSCRDTLRLEAGMPLYGHELSTDTTPFDAGLGRVVKFDKPGDFIGRQALEAASRRADSVTPRTLVGLVAEGRRVPRAGYAVLAADGSRIGQVTSGAPSPTLGKPIAMAYVDAEYAKPGTEGVSVDIRGSQEPYEVVALPFYRRER from the coding sequence GTGACCGACGCCCCGCCCACCCCACGCCGTACCGCGCTGGACGCGCGGCACCGCGCGCTCGGCGCCACCATGACCGACTTCGCCGGCTGGGACATGCCGCTGCGCTACGGCAGCGAGCGCGATGAGCACACGGCGGTGCGCACCCGCGCCGGGCTCTTCGACCTCTCCCACATGGGTGAGATCTCTCTCATCGGTCCGCAGGCCGGGCAGGCCCTGGACCACGCGCTGGTCGGCCATCTGTCCGCGCTCGCCGTGGGCCGCGCCCGCTACACCATGATCTGCGACGACGAGGGCGGCATCCTGGACGACCTGATCGTCTACCGCCTCGGGGACGAGGAGTTCCTGGTCGTCGCCAACGCCGCCAACGCCCAGGTGGTGCTGGACGCGCTGACCGAGCGCGCCGGCGGTTTCACCGCGTCCGTAAGGGACGACCGGGACGCGTATGCGCTGATCGCGGTCCAGGGGCCCGAGTCCGCGGGCATCCTGCGCACCCTGACCGACGCCGACCTGGACGGGCTGAAGTACTACGCCGGGCTGCCGGGCACCGTCGCGGGCGTCCCGGCCCTGATCGCCCGCACCGGCTACACGGGCGAGGACGGTTTCGAGCTGTTCCTCGCGCCGGGCGACGCCGAGCGGGTCTGGGAGGCGCTGACCGAGGCGGGCGCCCCGGTGGGCCTGGTGCCCTGCGGTCTGTCCTGCCGGGACACCCTGCGCCTGGAGGCGGGGATGCCGCTGTACGGGCATGAGCTGTCCACCGACACCACCCCCTTCGACGCGGGGCTCGGCCGGGTGGTGAAGTTCGACAAGCCGGGCGACTTCATCGGCCGCCAGGCCCTGGAGGCCGCGTCCCGCCGGGCGGACAGCGTCACCCCGCGCACCCTGGTCGGCCTGGTCGCCGAGGGCCGCCGGGTGCCGCGCGCCGGATACGCCGTGCTGGCCGCCGACGGCTCGCGGATCGGCCAGGTCACCTCGGGCGCGCCCTCCCCGACGCTGGGCAAGCCGATCGCCATGGCGTACGTGGACGCGGAGTACGCCAAGCCCGGCACCGAGGGGGTCTCGGTGGACATCCGCGGCAGCCAGGAGCCGTACGAGGTCGTGGCGCTCCCCTTCTACCGGCGCGAGCGCTGA
- a CDS encoding ABC transporter substrate-binding protein — translation MKRLSRSRRIAGAAAVVGALLATAACGGGGSGDEGSGPGFNAAVKGIANKSAKKGGTLKFINKQEFDSLDPQRQYYGFAWDFSRFYARQLISYAPKPGNAANELVPDLATSTAKITDGGKTYTYTLRDGITWEDGSPITAQDVKYGIERIWAKDVVSGGPGYLRQVLDPKGEYKGPYKDKSKDKLGLKAIQTPDEKTVVFHLAKPNGDFEQMLAMPTGSPVKADKDTGAKYTNRPFSSGPYKVQSYTPGKSLSLVRNPNWKKESDPIRPALPDKVTVTFNSNLEAIDRLLIKGDYDVFLSATGMTPSGRNDALKQHKGNVDNITTSFVRYVDIATKVKPFDNIHCRKAVIYGADYKSIQTTRGGPQAGGDLATNMLPKSVKGADDYDPYGILKRGGKPDAAKAKDELKQCGKPNGFSTTIVARNDQPAEVEAAEALQASLKKVGITLNVEPIQGQSSASITGSPSVMKKRGYGLSMTGWGPDFPTGQGFSQPLIDGRFIEQTGNYNVSETNDPEINKFFDEALKETDPTKAGAIYQQMNHKVSDLAVQMPFIYEKNITWRSSRLTNAFSSAAYNGRYDYSQLGVVK, via the coding sequence ATGAAACGGCTCTCGAGAAGCAGGCGGATCGCCGGAGCGGCGGCTGTCGTAGGCGCTCTCCTGGCCACCGCGGCCTGTGGCGGCGGCGGTTCCGGCGACGAGGGCTCGGGTCCCGGGTTCAACGCCGCGGTGAAGGGCATCGCCAACAAGTCCGCCAAGAAGGGCGGCACCCTCAAGTTCATCAACAAGCAGGAGTTCGACTCCCTCGACCCGCAGCGTCAGTACTACGGCTTCGCCTGGGACTTCTCGCGTTTCTACGCGCGCCAACTGATCTCCTACGCGCCCAAGCCGGGCAACGCCGCGAACGAGCTGGTCCCGGACCTCGCCACCTCCACCGCCAAGATCACAGACGGCGGCAAGACGTACACCTACACCCTGCGCGACGGGATCACCTGGGAGGACGGCTCCCCGATCACCGCCCAGGACGTCAAGTACGGCATCGAGCGGATCTGGGCCAAGGACGTGGTCTCCGGCGGTCCCGGTTATCTGCGCCAGGTCCTGGACCCCAAGGGCGAGTACAAGGGCCCCTACAAGGACAAGTCCAAGGACAAGCTGGGCCTCAAGGCGATCCAGACCCCGGACGAGAAGACCGTCGTCTTCCACCTCGCCAAGCCCAACGGTGACTTCGAGCAGATGCTCGCGATGCCGACCGGCTCTCCGGTGAAGGCGGACAAGGACACCGGCGCCAAGTACACCAACCGGCCGTTCTCCTCCGGCCCGTACAAGGTGCAGTCGTACACCCCGGGCAAGAGCCTGTCGCTGGTCCGCAACCCGAACTGGAAGAAGGAGTCCGACCCGATCCGCCCGGCCCTGCCGGACAAGGTCACGGTCACCTTCAACTCCAACCTCGAGGCGATAGACCGGCTGCTGATCAAGGGTGACTACGACGTCTTCCTCAGCGCCACCGGCATGACCCCCTCGGGCCGCAACGACGCCCTCAAGCAGCACAAGGGCAACGTCGACAACATCACCACCAGCTTCGTCCGGTACGTCGACATCGCCACCAAGGTCAAGCCGTTCGACAACATCCACTGCCGCAAGGCGGTCATCTACGGCGCCGACTACAAGTCGATCCAGACCACCCGCGGCGGCCCGCAGGCCGGCGGTGACCTCGCCACCAACATGCTCCCCAAGAGCGTCAAGGGCGCGGACGACTACGACCCGTACGGCATCCTCAAGCGCGGCGGCAAGCCGGACGCGGCCAAGGCCAAGGACGAGCTGAAGCAGTGCGGCAAGCCGAACGGCTTCTCCACCACCATCGTGGCCCGCAACGACCAGCCCGCCGAGGTCGAGGCCGCCGAGGCGCTCCAGGCGTCGCTGAAGAAGGTCGGCATCACCCTCAACGTGGAGCCGATCCAGGGCCAGTCCTCCGCCAGCATCACCGGTTCGCCGTCGGTGATGAAGAAGCGCGGCTACGGCCTGTCGATGACCGGCTGGGGCCCGGACTTCCCCACCGGCCAGGGCTTCTCCCAGCCGCTGATCGACGGCCGCTTCATCGAGCAGACCGGTAACTACAACGTCTCCGAGACCAATGACCCGGAGATCAACAAGTTCTTCGACGAGGCGCTCAAGGAGACCGACCCCACCAAGGCCGGTGCCATCTACCAGCAGATGAACCACAAGGTCAGCGACCTGGCCGTGCAGATGCCGTTCATCTACGAGAAGAACATCACCTGGCGCAGCTCGCGGCTGACGAACGCCTTCTCGTCGGCGGCCTACAACGGCCGCTACGACTACTCCCAGCTGGGCGTCGTCAAGTGA
- the glyA gene encoding serine hydroxymethyltransferase translates to MSLLNSSLHDLDPDVAAAVDAELHRQQSTLEMIASENFAPAAVMEAQGSVLTNKYAEGYPGRRYYGGCEHVDVVEQIAIDRVKELFGAEAANVQPHSGAQANAAAMFALLSPGDTILGLNLAHGGHLTHGMKINFSGKLYNVVPYHVDAETGLVDMDEVERLAKEHRPKLVIAGWSAYPRQLDFAAFRRIADEVGAYLMVDMAHFAGLVAAGLHPSPVPHAHVVTTTTHKTLGGPRGGVILSTAELAKKINSAVFPGQQGGPLEHVIAAKAVAFKVAASSAFTERQERTLEGAKILAERLAQPDVREAGVSVLSGGTDVHLVLVDLRHSELDGRQAEDRLHEVGITVNRNAIPNDPRPPMVTSGLRIGTPALATRGFTADDFREVADVIAETLKAPASFGAAEAEALKARVTALADKHPLYAHLSE, encoded by the coding sequence ATGTCGCTTCTCAACAGCTCCCTGCACGACCTCGACCCGGACGTCGCCGCCGCTGTCGACGCCGAACTCCACCGCCAGCAGTCCACCCTGGAGATGATCGCCTCCGAGAACTTCGCTCCGGCGGCGGTCATGGAGGCCCAGGGCTCGGTCCTGACCAACAAGTACGCCGAGGGCTACCCCGGCCGCCGCTACTACGGCGGCTGTGAGCACGTCGATGTGGTCGAGCAGATCGCCATCGACCGGGTGAAGGAACTCTTCGGCGCAGAGGCGGCGAACGTCCAGCCGCATTCGGGCGCCCAGGCCAACGCGGCCGCGATGTTCGCGCTGCTCTCCCCCGGCGACACGATCCTGGGCCTGAACCTGGCGCACGGCGGCCACCTGACCCACGGCATGAAGATCAACTTCTCCGGCAAGCTGTACAACGTGGTGCCCTACCACGTGGACGCCGAGACCGGTCTGGTCGACATGGACGAGGTCGAGCGGCTGGCCAAGGAGCACCGCCCCAAGCTGGTCATCGCGGGCTGGTCGGCCTACCCCCGCCAGCTGGACTTCGCGGCCTTCCGCCGGATCGCGGACGAGGTCGGCGCGTACCTGATGGTCGACATGGCCCACTTCGCGGGTCTGGTGGCGGCCGGGCTGCACCCCTCGCCCGTCCCGCACGCCCATGTGGTGACCACCACCACCCACAAGACCCTGGGCGGTCCGCGCGGCGGTGTGATCCTCTCCACCGCCGAGCTGGCCAAGAAGATCAACTCGGCGGTCTTCCCGGGTCAGCAGGGCGGTCCGCTGGAGCATGTGATCGCCGCGAAGGCGGTGGCCTTCAAGGTCGCGGCGAGCTCCGCCTTCACGGAGCGCCAGGAGCGCACGCTGGAGGGCGCCAAGATCCTCGCCGAACGCCTGGCCCAGCCCGATGTGCGCGAAGCGGGCGTCTCCGTCCTCTCCGGCGGCACCGACGTCCATCTGGTCCTGGTCGATCTGCGCCACTCCGAGCTGGACGGGCGGCAGGCCGAGGACCGGCTCCACGAGGTCGGCATCACGGTCAACCGCAACGCCATCCCGAACGACCCGCGGCCCCCGATGGTCACCTCGGGTCTGCGGATCGGCACCCCGGCGCTGGCCACGCGCGGCTTCACCGCCGACGACTTCCGCGAGGTCGCCGACGTGATCGCCGAGACGCTCAAGGCGCCCGCCTCCTTCGGGGCGGCCGAGGCGGAGGCGCTGAAGGCCCGGGTCACCGCCCTGGCCGACAAGCACCCGCTGTACGCGCATCTGTCGGAGTAA
- a CDS encoding L-serine ammonia-lyase produces the protein MAISVFDLFSIGIGPSSSHTVGPMRAARMFVRRLKNEGLLTHTASVRAELFGSLGATGHGHGTPKAVLLGLEGHSPRTVDVEAADGEVERIRATKRLRLLGAEIGSGQEIDFDEPAQLILHRRRSLPYHANGMSLLAYDAEGHPLLEKTYYSVGGGFVVDEDAVGEDRIKLDDTVLTHPFRTGDELLRLSRETGLSISGLMLENEKAWRTESEVRAGLLEIWHVMEACVARGMSQEGILPGGLKVRRRAATAARALRSEGDPAARAMEWITLYAMAVNEENAAGGRVVTAPTNGAAGIIPAVLHYYTRFVPGADEEGVIRFLLAAGAIGMLFKENASISGAEVGCQGEVGSACSMAAGGLAEVLGGSPEQVENAAEIGMEHNLGLTCDPVGGLVQIPCIERNGMASVKAVTAARMALRGDGRHHVSLDKVIKTMRDTGADMKVKYKETARGGLAVNVIEC, from the coding sequence GTGGCCATCTCCGTCTTCGACCTCTTCTCGATCGGCATCGGCCCGTCCAGCTCGCACACCGTCGGCCCGATGCGGGCCGCGCGGATGTTCGTCCGCCGGCTGAAGAACGAGGGCCTGCTGACCCACACCGCCTCCGTCCGGGCCGAGCTCTTCGGCTCACTGGGCGCCACCGGTCATGGTCACGGCACCCCGAAGGCCGTGCTGCTGGGCCTGGAGGGCCACTCCCCGCGCACCGTCGACGTCGAGGCGGCCGACGGCGAGGTGGAGCGCATCCGCGCCACCAAGCGGCTGCGGCTGCTCGGCGCCGAGATCGGCTCCGGCCAGGAGATCGACTTCGATGAGCCGGCCCAGCTGATCCTGCACCGCCGCCGCTCCCTGCCGTACCACGCCAACGGCATGTCGCTGCTGGCGTACGACGCCGAGGGCCATCCGCTGCTGGAGAAGACGTACTACTCGGTCGGCGGCGGCTTCGTGGTGGACGAGGACGCGGTCGGCGAGGACCGCATCAAGCTCGACGACACCGTCCTCACCCACCCCTTCCGCACCGGTGACGAGCTGCTGCGGCTCTCCCGCGAGACGGGGCTGTCCATCTCGGGCCTGATGCTGGAGAACGAGAAGGCGTGGCGCACGGAGTCGGAGGTCCGGGCGGGCCTCCTGGAGATCTGGCACGTCATGGAGGCCTGCGTGGCCCGGGGCATGTCCCAGGAGGGCATCCTGCCCGGCGGCCTCAAGGTCCGCCGCCGCGCCGCCACCGCCGCCCGCGCCCTGCGCTCCGAGGGCGACCCGGCCGCCCGCGCCATGGAGTGGATCACCCTCTACGCCATGGCGGTCAACGAGGAGAACGCGGCGGGCGGACGCGTGGTCACCGCCCCGACCAACGGCGCGGCCGGCATCATCCCCGCCGTCCTGCACTACTACACCCGCTTCGTCCCGGGCGCCGACGAGGAGGGCGTCATCCGCTTCCTGCTCGCCGCGGGCGCGATCGGCATGCTCTTCAAGGAGAACGCCTCGATCTCCGGCGCCGAGGTCGGCTGCCAGGGCGAGGTCGGCTCCGCCTGCTCCATGGCCGCCGGCGGTCTCGCCGAGGTCCTCGGCGGCTCCCCGGAACAGGTGGAGAACGCCGCCGAGATCGGCATGGAACACAACCTCGGCCTCACCTGCGACCCCGTGGGCGGCCTGGTCCAGATCCCCTGCATCGAGCGCAACGGCATGGCCTCGGTCAAGGCGGTCACCGCCGCGCGGATGGCGCTGCGCGGCGACGGCCGCCACCATGTCTCGCTCGACAAGGTCATCAAGACCATGCGGGACACCGGGGCCGATATGAAGGTCAAGTACAAGGAGACGGCGCGGGGCGGACTCGCGGTCAACGTCATCGAGTGCTGA
- a CDS encoding ABC transporter permease, translated as MTAPLHGTSTDSDPVATADVAADVVKASVEGRSLRQIAWSRLKRDKLALAGGIVVVFLILVAIFAPLIVSLLGHPPNEFHQEEIDPLFGTPKGGLGGISSDFLFGVEPSNGRDVFSRVIYGARISLLVAFLAALVAVVLGTVFGIIAGYFGGWVDSLISRVMDMLLAFPQLLFIISLVSVLPNDLLGLTGSGVRIAILVSVIGFFGWPYVGRIVRGQTLSLREKEYIEAARSLGAGRRYILFRELLPNLVAPITVYTTLMIPTNILTEAALSFLGAGVKPPTASWGQMLSKAVGTYEDDPMFMIIPGAAIFITVLAFNLFGDGVRDALDPKGTR; from the coding sequence ATGACGGCACCATTGCACGGCACGAGCACGGACAGCGATCCGGTCGCGACTGCCGATGTAGCGGCGGATGTGGTCAAGGCATCCGTCGAGGGCAGATCGCTGCGCCAGATCGCCTGGTCGCGTTTGAAGCGAGACAAGCTCGCGCTGGCGGGTGGCATCGTTGTCGTCTTCCTGATCCTGGTGGCGATCTTCGCCCCGTTGATCGTGAGTCTGCTCGGGCATCCGCCCAACGAGTTCCACCAGGAGGAGATCGACCCGCTGTTCGGCACCCCGAAGGGCGGACTGGGCGGTATCAGCTCGGACTTCCTCTTCGGTGTGGAGCCGTCCAACGGCCGCGACGTGTTCAGCCGGGTCATCTACGGCGCCCGGATCTCGCTGCTGGTGGCCTTCCTCGCGGCGCTGGTCGCGGTGGTCCTCGGCACCGTGTTCGGCATCATCGCCGGATATTTCGGCGGCTGGGTGGACTCGCTGATCAGCCGGGTGATGGACATGCTGCTGGCCTTCCCGCAGCTGCTCTTCATCATCTCCCTGGTCTCGGTGCTCCCCAACGACCTGCTGGGACTCACCGGCAGCGGGGTGCGCATCGCCATCCTGGTCTCGGTGATCGGCTTCTTCGGCTGGCCGTACGTCGGCCGTATCGTGCGCGGCCAGACGCTGTCGCTGCGCGAGAAGGAGTACATCGAGGCCGCGCGGAGCCTGGGCGCCGGCCGGCGCTACATCCTCTTCCGCGAGCTGCTGCCCAACCTGGTGGCGCCGATCACCGTCTACACGACGCTGATGATCCCCACCAACATCCTCACCGAGGCCGCGCTCAGCTTCCTCGGCGCGGGCGTGAAGCCGCCCACCGCATCCTGGGGGCAGATGCTCTCCAAGGCGGTCGGCACCTATGAGGACGACCCGATGTTCATGATCATCCCGGGTGCGGCGATCTTCATCACGGTGCTGGCCTTCAATCTCTTCGGCGACGGCGTCCGCGACGCGCTCGACCCGAAGGGCACCCGATGA
- a CDS encoding AAA family ATPase has protein sequence MTVHGQGTYATAHRLLPTPPGRVPSGPAVRPGRRAPVHDLRGAAPGGEAGAAPGELRYPAGDVLVASGLPGSGKSTLINRAVPLVDETGAVVMRVDSQHTREAWERRLPGWLPYALYRPLVRCAHYAGLRRALRAEVSVVVHDCGALPWVRRWLARDARRRGRSLHMVLLDVDATVALEGQAARGRGVSGYAFARHLRAMRRLVERIERGRPPEGCASAVLLDRPAASALRGISFE, from the coding sequence ATCACGGTGCATGGGCAGGGAACGTACGCGACCGCACACAGGCTCCTGCCGACGCCGCCCGGCCGCGTCCCCTCCGGGCCGGCGGTCCGTCCCGGCCGAAGAGCCCCGGTGCACGATCTGCGCGGCGCGGCGCCGGGCGGGGAGGCCGGCGCGGCCCCGGGCGAGCTGCGCTATCCGGCGGGAGACGTGCTGGTCGCCTCCGGGCTGCCGGGCAGTGGCAAGAGCACGCTGATCAATCGGGCGGTGCCCCTGGTGGACGAGACGGGCGCCGTCGTCATGCGGGTGGACTCGCAGCACACGCGGGAGGCGTGGGAGCGCCGGCTGCCCGGCTGGCTGCCGTACGCGCTCTACCGCCCGCTGGTCCGGTGCGCCCACTACGCGGGGCTGCGCCGGGCGCTGCGCGCGGAGGTGAGCGTCGTGGTGCACGACTGCGGTGCGCTGCCGTGGGTCCGCCGCTGGCTGGCGCGGGACGCCCGGCGCCGGGGCCGCAGCCTCCATATGGTGCTGCTGGACGTGGACGCCACGGTGGCCCTGGAGGGGCAGGCCGCCCGCGGCCGCGGCGTCTCCGGCTATGCCTTCGCCCGGCATCTGCGCGCGATGCGGCGGCTGGTCGAGAGGATCGAGCGGGGACGGCCGCCGGAGGGGTGCGCCTCGGCGGTGCTGCTGGACCGGCCGGCCGCGAGCGCCCTGCGCGGTATCTCGTTCGAGTGA
- a CDS encoding enhanced serine sensitivity protein SseB, whose protein sequence is MSFPEQYGVAPAHGGFPDGAHAAYPAFPGNELEEVLAASVDVPGAGARIVETLSRSHVWVPLPNGGGPDSPNLDLPTMELEGAAYVPVFSSEQQFLQVVGSHMSFTIAPAVEFARGLPPQLGIALNPGGAVVVPLPPPAVRELCRAGRTELDGPATGGRVRLFEPDWQDEPVDFLAAAGIEFAKGTGVRTARRALASVEGDEPALFVGVQLDTPGPDGQARAVDALGRALGAVPVPWTVQLVALDVAQGDPVADWMLGRVRPFYDRDL, encoded by the coding sequence ATGAGCTTCCCGGAGCAGTACGGTGTGGCACCGGCTCATGGAGGATTCCCCGACGGCGCGCATGCCGCGTATCCGGCGTTTCCCGGCAATGAGCTCGAAGAGGTGCTCGCCGCCTCCGTGGACGTCCCCGGGGCCGGGGCGCGCATCGTCGAGACGCTCTCCCGCAGCCACGTCTGGGTTCCGCTGCCCAACGGCGGGGGGCCGGACAGCCCGAACCTCGATCTGCCCACCATGGAGCTCGAAGGCGCCGCGTATGTCCCGGTGTTCAGCTCCGAGCAGCAGTTCCTCCAGGTCGTCGGCTCCCATATGTCCTTCACCATCGCCCCGGCGGTGGAGTTCGCCCGCGGCTTGCCGCCCCAGCTCGGCATCGCGCTGAACCCCGGTGGCGCGGTGGTCGTACCGCTGCCCCCGCCCGCCGTCCGGGAGCTGTGCCGCGCCGGGCGTACCGAGCTCGACGGCCCGGCCACCGGCGGCCGGGTGCGGCTCTTCGAACCCGACTGGCAGGACGAGCCGGTGGACTTCCTGGCCGCCGCCGGGATCGAGTTCGCCAAGGGCACCGGAGTGCGGACCGCCCGGCGCGCCCTGGCCAGCGTCGAGGGCGACGAGCCCGCGCTCTTCGTCGGCGTGCAGCTCGACACCCCGGGCCCGGACGGCCAGGCGCGCGCCGTGGACGCGCTGGGCCGCGCCCTCGGCGCGGTGCCCGTGCCGTGGACGGTCCAGCTGGTCGCGCTGGACGTGGCGCAGGGGGACCCGGTGGCCGACTGGATGCTGGGGCGCGTACGGCCGTTCTACGACCGTGACCTCTGA
- the gcvH gene encoding glycine cleavage system protein GcvH codes for MSNPQQLRYSKEHEWLSAADEDGVSTIGITEFAANALGDVVYVQLPDVGSAVSAGETCGELESTKSVSDLYAPVSGEVTEINEDVVNDPALVNSAPFEGGWLFKVRVTGEPEDLLSADEYTAFAEN; via the coding sequence ATGAGCAACCCCCAGCAGCTGCGCTACAGCAAGGAGCACGAGTGGCTGTCGGCCGCCGACGAGGACGGCGTGTCGACGATCGGCATCACCGAATTCGCGGCCAACGCGCTCGGCGACGTCGTCTATGTCCAGCTCCCGGACGTCGGCTCCGCCGTCTCCGCCGGTGAGACCTGCGGTGAGCTGGAGTCCACCAAGTCGGTCAGCGACCTGTACGCGCCGGTCTCCGGTGAGGTCACCGAGATCAACGAGGACGTGGTGAACGACCCGGCGCTGGTGAATTCCGCCCCCTTCGAGGGCGGCTGGCTGTTCAAGGTGAGGGTGACCGGCGAGCCGGAGGACCTGCTCTCCGCCGACGAGTACACCGCCTTCGCCGAAAACTGA
- a CDS encoding enhanced serine sensitivity protein SseB C-terminal domain-containing protein — translation MSAGADWGAAAGQVERALQQVAPGRYDAYEALLHAIGEGQVWMLLWHGAPGSPDAQYGNMDVDGLGYAPCVTSAQELAASGWNRAHEVVDGRLIADSLYRDRYGLWLNPHAPGGGVGIPWLDLRRIAGGLDRLPAGPLRVSEPGIDIPQFYALLGQNAHRTPVVRSLRRAWVQPTLGAPYLAIGLDLYDTSAPSVQSVRLMMEQSITAVPDGLPVSTVALSDEYDPVALWMRANARPFFDRDAYGAAPAAPSYGYGYPPPRHAY, via the coding sequence GTGAGCGCGGGCGCGGATTGGGGGGCGGCGGCCGGCCAGGTTGAGCGAGCGTTGCAGCAGGTCGCTCCCGGCCGGTACGACGCCTATGAGGCGCTGTTGCACGCCATCGGCGAGGGCCAGGTCTGGATGCTGCTGTGGCACGGCGCGCCCGGCTCGCCCGACGCCCAGTACGGCAACATGGACGTGGACGGCCTCGGTTACGCCCCGTGCGTGACCTCCGCCCAGGAACTGGCCGCGAGTGGCTGGAACCGCGCGCACGAGGTGGTCGACGGACGCCTGATCGCGGACTCCCTCTACCGCGACCGCTACGGCCTCTGGCTCAACCCGCACGCCCCCGGCGGCGGAGTCGGCATCCCCTGGCTGGACCTGCGCCGGATCGCGGGCGGTCTCGACCGGCTGCCCGCCGGGCCGCTCCGGGTGAGCGAACCCGGTATCGACATCCCGCAGTTCTACGCCCTGCTGGGGCAGAACGCGCATCGCACCCCCGTGGTGCGGTCCCTGCGGCGCGCCTGGGTGCAGCCGACGCTGGGCGCCCCGTATCTGGCGATCGGTCTGGATCTGTACGACACCAGCGCACCGTCCGTGCAGTCGGTGCGGCTGATGATGGAGCAGTCGATCACCGCTGTGCCGGACGGGCTGCCGGTCTCCACGGTCGCGCTCTCCGACGAGTACGACCCGGTCGCCCTGTGGATGCGGGCCAACGCCCGCCCGTTCTTCGACCGTGACGCCTACGGCGCCGCGCCCGCCGCGCCGTCCTACGGCTACGGCTACCCGCCGCCGCGGCACGCCTACTGA